Genomic segment of Pleurocapsa minor HA4230-MV1:
CGTTGGGTTCGACGATAAAACGCTGCTGCAACACGGGATAAGTTCCATTGACTAGCACCAGAATTAAGGCATAAACGCCAATGCCATAAACAGGACGCAGCAAACTATTTGACCAGGTAGCAACAATTAGCCAGATTCCCAGCAAGATGGAAGCGAAAATCATCACCCAGAAGGCAAAAAGACGAGCATGGGTATCGGTATAGTCTGCCCCCCAAACTACTCCCTGAGAAGAATAGAGCAGTTCGTAACGTTCCAACCAAAAATCTACGGCAATATCGAGAGCGATCGCCGCTAGTAGCAAACTAAGGTGGACTTTTATGGGTTTGGTAATGAATTTTTGCCATTGCTGTTCAATTACTAGACTTTTCCACTGCCAATCAAAACGCAAAATACCTTTAAAGACATACACTAAGACTGACAAAACTAATCCAGCAATTAAAAGAGTTAGCCACCAATTTTCGATGCTATCTAATAAAGGTAACTGAAAGATATAAAAGCCCAAATCTTGTTGATAAATCGGGTCAATTTGTTTGAACTCAGTGGCGTTAATAAATCGCGGAAATAATTCCCAGGCTGCTGCACTCAGATTAGCTACGTTTAGAGCAGTGAAAAAAATGATTATAGCGATGAGATAATTGGCAATTTTATGGGTATATGGCTCAAATTCGCTCGATTCGAGAAAGCGAAAACGGCGATCGCCCGTCAGACGCAACGCTAACCAGTAGTTAAGACCCAAAAAAGCACCATAGAGCGCAAATGTAGCCAGCCAAATGCTCACCTGCCAAGTAATTCGCTGCCAAAAAACCGTCGTCAACCCCACTGTCTCAAACCACCAAGACTCAGTCAGAAGATGCACTACTGAGGAGACCAAAGTTAAACTGGCGATCGTGACGATCAGCAGATAAGTTATTGTTTTTTGCATGAGTTGCCTGGGAATAAAAACTAGCTTCTAAAGAAAGCTGAGATTATGATGCTACTCTTCAGTATCATAGCTTTTTGGCTAGTTCAGCACTATATTTGTTGATAATTATTTTAAATAACTTGTTTACCTGCCAACACTCTACTCTTAAACAGGTTTTCGTTCACCAGACTTTTACACAAATTAGTTACTTTATTTAAATAAGCTTAATTACTATTGAAGTATTTTCTTCTTGTCTATTTCCAACTTATTTTTATTGAAAACAATATCGTCCAAGCAAAATTCATGGTTGTTAAAAATCATGCTTACAGGCTGGTCAAAAAGTGAAGAAATCGATTACGCTGGCTGTTTTTATGTAGTTAAAAATAACCACGAAATTGTAAAAAAGATTGTAAGAAAGCCAAAGCTTATTGCTGTGAAGCTTACTGAATACAAAGTTGGGTCAATAGGTATTAGAGTTCATTGCTTCAACTAAGTTGCTAGTTATCTCATATTTTATTTTTTTCAGTTTAGCTATTAATTCAAGCGCATTGAACCAGAGAGTATCTGTAAGCAAATAACCGTAAAACCAGGTCTAAGACCTTTGAGTAATCATCAAGAGAGGATTAACTATGTTGGGCAACATCAGGGCTAGAGAAACACCAGTAAGTGGAAGTTTTGAGCGCACAGAACAGACAAGTGCGATGGAAGTATCAATCATCATGCCTTGCCTAAATGAAGCAGAGACTTTAGAAACTTGCATCCGCAAAGCTCAGTGGTTTATTGCTGAGAACGATCTGGCAGGAGAAGTAATTATTGCCGACAACGGTAGTAATGATGGTTCTCAAGAAATAGCTAGAAGACTAAACGCTAGAGTAATCGATGTTCCTGCCAAGGGGTACGGTAGTGCGCTCAAAGGTGGGATTGCTGCCGCGCGTGGGCAATATATCATCATGGGCGATGCGGATGATAGTTATGACTTTAGTAACCTCAATCCTTTCTTGGTCAAGTTACGCAATGGTTATGATTTGGTGATGGGGAATCGTTTCCGAGGTGGAATCGAATCTGGAGCAATGCCTTTCCTCCATCGCTATTTAGGTAATCCCGTACTGACAGGTATTGGTAAACTGCTATTCGGTAGCCCCTGTAATGATTTTCACTGTGGATTACGAGGCTTTCGCAAGGATGCGATCGCTAATTTGTCATTGCAGACTACTGGCATGGAATTTGCGAGTGAGATGGTGGTCAAAGCTACCCTACACAAAATGCAGATTACTGAAGTACCCACAACCTTATCTCCTGATGGTCGCAGTCGTCCTCCTCACCTCAATACGTGGCGTGATGGTTGGAGACACTTACGTTTCTTATTGATGTATAGTCCCCGTTGGCTATTTTTCTACCCTGGGATATTTTTGATTCTCGCTGGTTTTCTGGCAACTCTATCCCTCTTGCCCAGCCCTAAAGTACACAGTTTACTGTACTCCTCAACCGCAATGACAATTGGCTTTCAGATTGTGACGTTTGCTCTATTTACTAAAGTGTTTGGTATCAGCGAAGGCTTACTACCAGAAGATAGACGTTTAAACAAACTGTTTGACTATCTTAACTTAGAGACAGGCTTGATTGCGGGAACAGTTCTGTTAGCGATTGGCATGGCAGCCTCAGTTTATGCCTTTGGTATCTGGGGGCAACATGATTATGGCTCGCTCAATCCCACCGAGACTATGCCGATTGTGATTCCTGGTGTTACCTGTCTGGCATTGGGTATTCAAGCAATCTTTTCTAGCTTCTTCCTCAGTATTTTGGGTCTAAAACGATGAGTCAGCAACCTTGGTTATCGGTCATAATACCGACCTACAACGGTAGTAAGTATTTAACCGCAGCTTTAAACTCTGTGGTGGTGCAGCAAGACGAGCGGCTTGAATGTGTGGTAATTGATGATGGCTCGACCGATCATACTCTGGCCATCGTCGAAAGCTTTCAAGACCGATTGAGAATCAAGTTAATTACTAAAGCAAGAGCTGGTAACTGGGTTGTCAATACAAATCATGCTTTAATGGAGGCGACTGGGGAATATGCCTGTTTCTTACATCAGGATGATTTGTGGCTAGAAGGAAGATTAGAGCAGATCAAAAAAGCGATCGCAGCTTATCCCCAAGCTAGTTTATATCTCCACGACTCTATATTTATTGACGAACAGGGTAAGCCTCTGGGTTTATGGAGTTGTCCTTTGGCAAGCAGACGGAGAATTATCTCTGCCGATGACATGATCGAAAAGCTCTTGGTGCAGAACTTCGTAGCTATACCCTCACCTGTATTTAAACGCACTGCTGCCATCGAAATAGGGGGTTTAAATGATCGACTATGGTACACCGCCGATTGGGACTTTTGGCTCAAGTTAGCTGCTTTAGGAGATACCTGTTATATTCCCAAGCCTCTAGCAGCTTTTAGAGTACATGGTGATTCTCAGACAATTCGTCGTAGTTCCAGCGTCGCCGAATTTCGCCAACAGATGCGCTCAGTGGTGGATAAACACCTTTCCCTGAAATCTAGTCGAGAAGTTAGCAAGGTGGCTTTTTTTTCCACGGAGGTTAATACAACCCTAGCAGCAATGGTTCATGGCGAATCGACGAATTTATTGCAACTAGCTCTAGATTTTGTTTTGCTTGGGCCTACTGGTTGGTGGAGATATTGGCAAGATTCGCGAATTCAAGAGCGTATTTCTGCTCGTTTAAAAGCAAAAATACAAACACAGGGATAACAGGGATAAGTTTGAAGTTATTTTAGAAGTTATTAGTCATGAGCTATAAGCTTATGCCAAGGTATTAAGTCGTAATCTTTATGAAGCCTAATTTATTTATCGTCGGGCAACCAAAAACAGGAACAACCGCTTTGCATCAATTTTTGGGACAACATCCTGAAATATATATGTCGAGCATCAAAGAACCACATTTTTTTTGTGCTGATTTTCATTTAGAAAGCGATCGCGCCTATGGCAAACAGCGTTTTTATGACTTTAGAAGTGAGTCGGCTTATCTCCAGTTATTTAGCAAGGCAAAAAACATTAAAGTTGCTGGAGAATCTTCGACTAATTATCTTTATTCTCAAGTAGCAGCAGAAAAAATTTACAATTTCAATCCTGATGCCAAAATCATTATAGTATTACGAGAACCAGCTAAGTTTCTCTATTCTCTTCATAGCCACTACGTTAAG
This window contains:
- a CDS encoding glycosyltransferase family 2 protein, yielding MLGNIRARETPVSGSFERTEQTSAMEVSIIMPCLNEAETLETCIRKAQWFIAENDLAGEVIIADNGSNDGSQEIARRLNARVIDVPAKGYGSALKGGIAAARGQYIIMGDADDSYDFSNLNPFLVKLRNGYDLVMGNRFRGGIESGAMPFLHRYLGNPVLTGIGKLLFGSPCNDFHCGLRGFRKDAIANLSLQTTGMEFASEMVVKATLHKMQITEVPTTLSPDGRSRPPHLNTWRDGWRHLRFLLMYSPRWLFFYPGIFLILAGFLATLSLLPSPKVHSLLYSSTAMTIGFQIVTFALFTKVFGISEGLLPEDRRLNKLFDYLNLETGLIAGTVLLAIGMAASVYAFGIWGQHDYGSLNPTETMPIVIPGVTCLALGIQAIFSSFFLSILGLKR
- a CDS encoding glycosyltransferase; the encoded protein is MSQQPWLSVIIPTYNGSKYLTAALNSVVVQQDERLECVVIDDGSTDHTLAIVESFQDRLRIKLITKARAGNWVVNTNHALMEATGEYACFLHQDDLWLEGRLEQIKKAIAAYPQASLYLHDSIFIDEQGKPLGLWSCPLASRRRIISADDMIEKLLVQNFVAIPSPVFKRTAAIEIGGLNDRLWYTADWDFWLKLAALGDTCYIPKPLAAFRVHGDSQTIRRSSSVAEFRQQMRSVVDKHLSLKSSREVSKVAFFSTEVNTTLAAMVHGESTNLLQLALDFVLLGPTGWWRYWQDSRIQERISARLKAKIQTQG